The Methanomassiliicoccus sp. genomic sequence TCGACGACCCGTTCGTCGATTCCTGCCCCAAGTGCGGCGGGCTGCTGACCATCGAGATGGACCTGGACGAGGCCTCGGGGATGCGCCCCTACGATTTGAGGCGGAGGCCGATGGGGGTATGGCGGTACGCTCCGTTCTTGCCGGTGGACCCGTCCAAGGCGGTGTCGCTCCTGGAGGGCGGCACCCCGCTGTACGACTGCCAAGATCTCCGTTCCAAGGTAGGCGTCAAGAGCGTCCACGTCAAGTACGAGGGCGCCAACCCCACCGGCTCGTTCAAGGACCGGGGGATGACCGTGGGGGTCACCCGGGCGGTGGAACTGGGGTGCGGGACGGTGGGCTGTGCTTCCACCGGCAACACTTCCGCCTCGCTGTCCGCGTATGCGGCGAAGGCCGGGCGGACATGCATCGTGCTGTTGCCGTCGGGCAAGGTCGCCGCCGGTAAGCTGGCCCAGGCGATGTTCTACGGCGCCAAGGTGGTCATGGTGGACGGCAACTTCGACGATGCCCTCCGGGTAACAAGGCAGCTGGCGAGGGAGGGCGTCCTGTATCTCCTGAACTCGATCAACCCGTTCCGCCCGGAGGGGCAGAAGACCGTGGCCTTCGAGATTGTGGACCAGCTGGACTTCGACGTGCCGGACCGCATCATCCTGCCCGTGGGAAATGCCGGCAACATCAGCGCGGTGCACAAGGCGTTCACTGAGTGGAAGGCGCTGGGGTGGATCGACCGCATCCCCAAGCTCACCGGCATCCAGGCGGCCGGGTCCGCACCGCTCGTCAGGGCCTTCCGCGCGGGCCGGCGGGACTTCGAGCCCGAGGCCAGCCCCGAGACCCTAGCCACAGCGATCCGCATCGGCAACCCGGTCAGCGGCAAGAAGGCGCTGAAGGCCATTTACGACACGGGAGGCTGCGCGACAGACGTCACCGACGAACAGATCCTCGACGCCCAGAAGCTCCTGGGCCGAACGGAGGGGGTGGGCGTCGAACCGGCGTCGGCGGCATCCATCGCCGGGCTTATCAAGCTGGTCGACGAGGGCGTGGTGGCCAGGGACGAGAGGGTGGTGTGCATCTGCACCGGCAACGTCCTCAAGGACCCCGACACGGTAATGAGGTCCTGCGCCGAGATCCTCAAGGCCAAGCCTACGGTCGAGGACGTCCAGCGGGTCATTGCCTGACCGACCGCGCCCGCGGTCTCTCGATGGTCCGGAGACCTCCGTCTCGCAGTAGCACGAATTTATATTTCGTGATACGCATGACCTTCCGGTAAACATGGAACTCAAGCCGTTCAAACGGGAATCGCTGATGCCCCTGCCGGTGACGTTGATATCGACCATCAGCAAGGATGGAGTGAGAAACATCGCGCCGTACTCGTGCGTGACCACTGTGCTAAGGCCGCTTGACCTGGTCTGCGTGGCCACGGCCAAGCGGCGGGACACGTTGGACAATATCCGGGAGACGGGGGAGTTCGTCATCAACCTGCCGGGAGCGAGCCTTTCGGACAAGGTGGTCCCGACCGCTAGGTACTCTCCTCCGGAGGAGGACGAGTTCGAGGTGGCCGGCCTCGACGAACATCCCTCCAAGTCTATCAAAGCTCCCGGCATCATGGGTTGCTACGCCTGGATGGAGTGCAAGCTGGACCGGCTATATGAGGAGGACCAGTATGTCCTCATAATGGGCAAGGTGGTCCGCCTGGAGGTGGAAGATTCGGTGTACGGAAAGGACGGCCATCTGGACGTGGAAGGGGCGAGACCTCTGATGATGACCGGGTCCGACGATGGAATGCATTTCTGCACCATCAGGGAGATCGGCCATTTCGAATCGTTCGGCGCCATGTTCTCGACGAACAGGGACCCTCTGGAAAAGATGTACAAAGGTTGAACGGGGGTCGCCATTTCATTGCCGTGGCCCGCTCCGATGGGGGGCAGAGCCCGCTGGTCGTCGCATCGTCCCGCGGCCCCGGCCATTCCTCGGGGCGTCTTTTATCCCGATTGCCCTGTTGCATTCGGCACGGCCATGCCGGTCCGTACTGCCGCTATATGGCGTCCGCAGCTGTGCTTTGATCGTCACCATCATCAGTAGCGTTAGGTCAAGCCATCGAGAGTTCATCCCGGAGCGGTATCGATGAGAACGAAAGCAAAGTAATACGAATTAAAAATTCGTAACATTAATTAGTAACGATGTTATCCCTCCTAACACCTCTTAAGAGAGAAGGTTAGACAAGCGGGATACTATGAAAATAATTATATCTGGAAAGGGAGGCAGCGGGAAGAGCACGATCTCTTCCCTCTTGGCTATGGATCTCATAAGCAGGGGCTATCGAACCCTCATAGTGGACACCGATGAGTCGAACTATGGTCTCGAAGCCCTGCTTGGCATGGAGCACTCCCAGGAGCTGATGGAACATCTGGGCGGGAAGAAAGCGATTGGGGATAAGATGAGGGCCGCGTTCGCCAAGGATATCAAGGAGCCCGTCGCTCCCATATTTGACCAGTCCTGGAGCATTGACGAGATACCTGAGGAGTGCTTGTCCCGGAAGGGGGACCTCAACCTGCTGCAGGTAGGCAAGGTCAAGCATTTCGGGGAAGGATGCGCCTGCCCCATGGGCGGCCTGTCCAGGGACTTTCTGAAGAATCTCCGGCTGGGACCCAAGGACATCGCCATAGTGGACACCGAGGCCGGGGTGGAGCATCTCGGCCGGGGAGTGGCCAAGGGAGCGGACCTGGTCATAGCGGTACTGGACCCCTCATTCGAGTCCATCCGCCTTTCAGCCAAGATCCGGGGAATGGCCGAGGAGGCCGGGAAGCCGGCCTACTTCATATTGAACAAGGCGGACAAGGACGCCGCGGACCAGATCCTGAAGGTCCTAGATCGGAAGGAGGTCATCGCGATCATCCCCCGGGACCGGGAGGTTGAGCACAGAGGGCTCGTCGGGCAGCCCCTGGATGCTCCCGTGGACGGCATATCCGAACTGACCGCTTTCGTCCTCGAGCACGCTCAGGGGGCATGAGCCGATGAAGCGCACCTATGCTATCGTAGGAGCCGTCGCCATCGTGGCGGTGCTGATCGTGGCCGGCCTCTATGCGGTCATGAGCGCGGGGAGTTCCAAGGATGGAGGCGATAAGGACGAACAGGGAACGATCACCGTCACCGACATGTTCGGCCGGTCCGTAGAGGTGCCTAAGAACGTGAAGACGGTCGTGACCGCCGGTACCTCGGCCCTGCGCTTCGTTAGCTATCTGAATGGATCGGCGAGGGTCATCGGGGTCGAGGATTTTGAGAAGAACACCTCGGCGGCCGCGGTGGGTGGCAGGACCTATTCCATAGCCCATCCCGAGTATGCGTCCCTGCCCAGCGTCGGTCCCCAGTTCGGAGGGGATGCGGAGCTCATGGCTCGTCTGAACCCTGAGGTGATCATCTACTCTCCCAAAACTCAGCAGGGGTCTGATTGTGACGCTCTGCAGAAAAACCTGGGCATACCTGTAGTAGGACTCATCACCAGTGTGGACCTGACCACTAATATCAACAAGTTCTATGCCCAGTTGGACCTGGTGGGCGAGGTATTGGGTACTCAGCCCAGAGCGACCGAGCTAAAGGAGTACGTCGATTCGGTGATAGGTGACCTAAAGTCCAGAGTGGCCAGCATATCCGAGGCGGACAGGCCTACGGTGTACGTCGGCGGATTGTCCTACGGCAGTAACCACGGCCTGGACTGGACCACAACCAATTACGTACCGTTCGTATATCTGAACGCCACCAATATCATAACCACCAGCCTCCTGTCCACCGGCACAGGGCAGATCAACGTCGAGGAGATATGGGCGAAGAACCCAGACTATGTCTTCGTAGACCTGGCTGGACTGTCGCTGGCCAAGCAGCAATACGCTCAGTACAAGACCTCCCTGGACGAGATCAACGCCTTCAAGGACGGCCATGTGTACGGCGTCCTGCAGACCAACTGGTATGCCAGCAATTGGGATACTGTTCTGGCATCCTGTTACTTCGTGGGCAAGGTGCTCTACCCCGACCAGTTCGCGGATGTTAACATCGGCGAGAAGGCTAACGAGATCTACACGGAGATGCTGGGGTCAGCCATATACGATCAGGTCGTCCAGAACACTGGAGGGACCTTCGGCCCGATATCCCTAGCCTCTTGAAACCCTTTCCCTTCCCATATTTCACTCGGATGGTACATACTATGACTCCCCTTGACATTCTTGAACCTCCCCGGCCGGATGCCGGGCCGATGCTGGAACGGATCGAGACCGCCTTCAACGGGATGCGGAGGGCCTATCTCCTCCGTCAGGCCCTAGAACTGGACGTTTTTGATCGCCTGGCCAACGCTAAGAGCGTGGAAGCGCTCTCCCAGGAAATGGGCACCGATCCCTCCATGACCCGTATGTTCTTGGAGGCGCTGTTGTCCGACGACCTTCTCGTAAAGATGGGCCAGGAGTACATGAGCTCCCCAATATCGGCCGCCTATCTGATGAGTTCATCCCCCACCAGCCTGAGAGGCTCGTTCGAGAGGTCTCTGCGGGAGATCGACGGTTGGCACGACCTGAGCGTTGTCCTCCGAGACGGGCCCCGGACCGTTGACCGGTCGAGCCTCTTCGACCGTCGGTGGATCCAGAGCATTGCGGCGACAGCCCTCTGCGGAAGCGTGCAGAAAGTGTCCTCTGAGGTCTCCGAGGTCGTCGACCTCCGATCGGTGAGGAAGATGCTGGACCTAGGCGGCGGACACGGGCTGTATTCGATCGCTTTCTCCGCCCGGAACCCCGAGATGGACATATATGTATTCGACCTTCCGGGCATGGTCCCGGTGGCCGAGGAGAACATAGCGCACTACCGTGCCGACAAGGTCCATGTCATGGCCGGGGACTTCACCCAGGACGACATCGGTTCCGGGTACGACCTGATCTTCTCATCCTTCAACCCCAGCGGTTCGGAGGCGGCCATGGTCCCCCTCCTGGAGGCCGCTCTGGCCCCCCGGGGATGGCTGGTGGTGCGTCAGTTCACCGAGGAGGCCAGGAACGATGCGCTCATGAACCTGGGCTGGAACTTTGTCAGCCCCGACGGCGACCGCCGGCCACGCCGGAGGTTCTCCGGACCGACCACCCTGTCCATAGATGAGTTCAACTCTAAGCTCGTGGAGGCGGGCCTCCAGGTGGTGCGCAGGTGGCCCATGGACAGCATGTCGGACATCACCGTGATGAGGAAGCCGGTGCCTGAATGTTCCCTCTGAAAAAACCCCTTGCGGAGCCTGGGAGCGCCCAGGACGGAGGGAACGAGACTGCCAGGATGTACCTGCACAGCACCGCCCGGAAGTTCGTGTTCCTGGGATCGTGCATTATCATCCTCCTCCTGCTGATGATGGTCTCCATCACCGTAGGCACCTTCTCCATGCCCTTGGGTGATGTGATTAACGCCCTGCTGGGCCATGAAGGCACCTACTACAATATCATCTGGAACATCCGCATGCCGCGAATAATCGCCGGCATGTTGGCGGGGGCCTCCCTGGCCCTGGCGGGCACGGTGATGCAGTGCGTTCTCCGGAACCCTCTGGCCTCCCCATATACGTTGGGGCTATCCCAGTCGGCGGCCTTTGGGGCGGCCTTTGCCATAATATTCCTGGGGGCCGGGTCCACCATGGCCAGCACCACCACCGCGGTGATGATCAACAACCCTTACGTGGTCACGATGATGGCCTTCGTTTGGGCTATCGTGGGGACGTTATTGATAATGGCACTCTCGGCATTGACCAGGGTCTCCCCCGAGGCCATGATCCTGGCGGGGGTGGCGATCGCCGCCATCTTCCAAGCGGGCATAACTGCCCTGCAGTTCTTCGCCGACAGCGTACAGCTGTCCACCATGGTGTACTGGACCTTTGGAGATCTGGGAAGGATGACCTGGGAGCAGTGTGGGATCCTGGCCGCGGTGCTGGTGCCATTGCTCCTTTACTTCATCTACAACCGCTGGAGCTACAACGCCATGGATGCCGGGGAGGAGACCGCCAACGGCCTGGGGGTCAACACCAAGCGCATGAGGATGGTGGGTATGCTCCTGTCCTCGCTGCTCGCGGCGGTGGTGGTGTCCTTCATGGGCATAATCGGGTTTATCGGACTGGTGGCGCCGCATATGACTCGGAGGATCATCGGTGGGGACCACCGCTTCCTGATCCCCGGCTCGGCGCTGGTTGGAGCGATACTGCTCATGGGCTCGGACACTGTGGCCCGGACGGTTATCTCTCCCCTGGTCATCCCTGTGGGAGTCATAACCGCGTTCCTGGGCGGTCCATTGTTCATCTATCTTCTGGTCAAGGGGTATAGAAAATGATGCTGGACGTCGATGGAGTGGGATTCAAGTACCGGAGCGTGCCGGTCCTTGACAACGTGACCTTTTCTGCGGGCAAAGCCGAGGTGGTGTCCATCTTAGGGCCCAACGGTGTGGGCAAGACCACCTTGCTCAAGTGCATGAACGGTATCCTCAAGGCCAAGGACGGGACGGTCCTGGTGGACGAGGAGGACCTGGGTCGGATGTCTAAACT encodes the following:
- a CDS encoding iron ABC transporter permease; translated protein: MFPLKKPLAEPGSAQDGGNETARMYLHSTARKFVFLGSCIIILLLLMMVSITVGTFSMPLGDVINALLGHEGTYYNIIWNIRMPRIIAGMLAGASLALAGTVMQCVLRNPLASPYTLGLSQSAAFGAAFAIIFLGAGSTMASTTTAVMINNPYVVTMMAFVWAIVGTLLIMALSALTRVSPEAMILAGVAIAAIFQAGITALQFFADSVQLSTMVYWTFGDLGRMTWEQCGILAAVLVPLLLYFIYNRWSYNAMDAGEETANGLGVNTKRMRMVGMLLSSLLAAVVVSFMGIIGFIGLVAPHMTRRIIGGDHRFLIPGSALVGAILLMGSDTVARTVISPLVIPVGVITAFLGGPLFIYLLVKGYRK
- the thrC gene encoding threonine synthase, whose product is MYKVRCFECGSEVDDPFVDSCPKCGGLLTIEMDLDEASGMRPYDLRRRPMGVWRYAPFLPVDPSKAVSLLEGGTPLYDCQDLRSKVGVKSVHVKYEGANPTGSFKDRGMTVGVTRAVELGCGTVGCASTGNTSASLSAYAAKAGRTCIVLLPSGKVAAGKLAQAMFYGAKVVMVDGNFDDALRVTRQLAREGVLYLLNSINPFRPEGQKTVAFEIVDQLDFDVPDRIILPVGNAGNISAVHKAFTEWKALGWIDRIPKLTGIQAAGSAPLVRAFRAGRRDFEPEASPETLATAIRIGNPVSGKKALKAIYDTGGCATDVTDEQILDAQKLLGRTEGVGVEPASAASIAGLIKLVDEGVVARDERVVCICTGNVLKDPDTVMRSCAEILKAKPTVEDVQRVIA
- a CDS encoding P-loop NTPase, with amino-acid sequence MKIIISGKGGSGKSTISSLLAMDLISRGYRTLIVDTDESNYGLEALLGMEHSQELMEHLGGKKAIGDKMRAAFAKDIKEPVAPIFDQSWSIDEIPEECLSRKGDLNLLQVGKVKHFGEGCACPMGGLSRDFLKNLRLGPKDIAIVDTEAGVEHLGRGVAKGADLVIAVLDPSFESIRLSAKIRGMAEEAGKPAYFILNKADKDAADQILKVLDRKEVIAIIPRDREVEHRGLVGQPLDAPVDGISELTAFVLEHAQGA
- a CDS encoding flavin reductase family protein yields the protein MELKPFKRESLMPLPVTLISTISKDGVRNIAPYSCVTTVLRPLDLVCVATAKRRDTLDNIRETGEFVINLPGASLSDKVVPTARYSPPEEDEFEVAGLDEHPSKSIKAPGIMGCYAWMECKLDRLYEEDQYVLIMGKVVRLEVEDSVYGKDGHLDVEGARPLMMTGSDDGMHFCTIREIGHFESFGAMFSTNRDPLEKMYKG
- a CDS encoding ABC transporter substrate-binding protein, whose amino-acid sequence is MKRTYAIVGAVAIVAVLIVAGLYAVMSAGSSKDGGDKDEQGTITVTDMFGRSVEVPKNVKTVVTAGTSALRFVSYLNGSARVIGVEDFEKNTSAAAVGGRTYSIAHPEYASLPSVGPQFGGDAELMARLNPEVIIYSPKTQQGSDCDALQKNLGIPVVGLITSVDLTTNINKFYAQLDLVGEVLGTQPRATELKEYVDSVIGDLKSRVASISEADRPTVYVGGLSYGSNHGLDWTTTNYVPFVYLNATNIITTSLLSTGTGQINVEEIWAKNPDYVFVDLAGLSLAKQQYAQYKTSLDEINAFKDGHVYGVLQTNWYASNWDTVLASCYFVGKVLYPDQFADVNIGEKANEIYTEMLGSAIYDQVVQNTGGTFGPISLAS
- a CDS encoding class I SAM-dependent methyltransferase — encoded protein: MTPLDILEPPRPDAGPMLERIETAFNGMRRAYLLRQALELDVFDRLANAKSVEALSQEMGTDPSMTRMFLEALLSDDLLVKMGQEYMSSPISAAYLMSSSPTSLRGSFERSLREIDGWHDLSVVLRDGPRTVDRSSLFDRRWIQSIAATALCGSVQKVSSEVSEVVDLRSVRKMLDLGGGHGLYSIAFSARNPEMDIYVFDLPGMVPVAEENIAHYRADKVHVMAGDFTQDDIGSGYDLIFSSFNPSGSEAAMVPLLEAALAPRGWLVVRQFTEEARNDALMNLGWNFVSPDGDRRPRRRFSGPTTLSIDEFNSKLVEAGLQVVRRWPMDSMSDITVMRKPVPECSL